The Helicobacter cetorum MIT 00-7128 region GGTGTAAAAATTACTAAATGGTCTTTAGTGCCATTAGAATCTTTTTCCCTAAAAGATTGCATGTAAAATTCCCCAAATTGCGTGGGTAATTTAGCCTTGTTAGAAACTTCTAAATGTTGCAAAAGAAATGCTCCTCTAAATGTAATAGAATTAAGCTCTTTTTCAAATACTCCAACTATAGCGTTAAAAAGTAATTTTTCAAACTATTCTTATCTTTTTATTTTTATTTTTTCAAAAAACCCAATCTCAAAATATCAAAATTTATAAGTTATATTCAAACCACTTGGCGAAAGACTTGAATGCCATTCATTTTTATTATAAATCCCTAAAGCCTCTCCTAAGCCTAAATCCCTAATAATAAAACCTATAGGGTCCATTAAAGCAATCACTAAACGCCCCAAAAATAATGAGCCAAACAACTTCCCACCATTATTTTGAATACGGCGTGTGAGCTGATAAAACCCCTCTCCAAGCAATGAACCCAATAATGGTGTAATGATTAAATCCTGCCAACTAGGAATTTCTACAAATGCCTCTAAGCCATACTCCCAAAATGCCGTTGACATCACAAAAGAAAACAATGCCGAAGCCATCCAACTAAAGCCTGCCATGCGGGGTTGCATATAATACATAGCGCCAAAATAAGGGTGTAAAACTTCATTAAAAATAAAACTATCATTATCTAATCTAGGCCCCATACGCACATCTTCAAACCAACTTTTCACGCCAAAATGTTGCTTATCCCAATTAGTTACACTCTCTGGCATAAGGTATAACCCAACAATACCTATAACCAACGAGATTCCTAAAATTCCAGCGCTTGTGCCTAGATACTTCCAACGACTACTAGGGGTATAATAAAGCGTGTTACTCTTCTTAAACCTTTCTTTAAAATGTTGCCAAGCAAGATTTTTGGAATGGTGCTTGAGTGATTCTTCAAGTTTTGTGCTTTTTGCCTCTACATTAAGGCTTAAAAGCAAAAAAATAATATAAATTATCCATAATCTTTGCAACATTTTAAGCAAATCTGACATACACCTTAATTGACTGATATTATTCTCTTGTTTAGATGAGTTAAAAAGAATGTATTATATCCAAACTAGAGACTTTTAAAACTCCTAAAACTTAAAAATTAATCGTTTCTACAAGCTTAAGCCCAAAACCACTTAAAGCTTTATATTCCTTATCTTCAGAAGAACTAAGCAATCTAAAACTCTCTATCTTAAGGCTTTTTAGGATTAAAGCCCCAATACCAAAATCTTTAATCACACTGCTTTCTTTAGTTTGTGCATGCATAAAAATCAAATACCCCCCCTCTAATTTTAACCTCTCTAAAACCCTAAGAAAGGATTCGTAAGCATTTGAACTTAAAAACTCATAATCTTCTTTGATAAGATGAAAGCGCACTAAAGGCGCTAAATCATTAGGCTTTGAGCCTTCAAATTTAAACGCATAATGACTCTTTTTTTGATGGTCTAAAAAGGCATAATACTTAGTTTTATGATTTAAAAATTCCTTTTCTTTACTTTCAAGTATTTGAAGTAAGTTTTCATTTTGCAAGCGATAACTAATCAAATCAGAGACATAAAGGGTTTTTAGATTATGCTTAGAGGCAAAATCGCCTAAGAACTTATCGCCCCTTCTAGCCATAGAGCCATCTTCTTTCATAATTTCACAAATCACACTTACAGGTTTTAACCCACTAAGTTTACACAAATCCACGCTTGCCTCTGTATGACCTGTGCGTGCTAAGACCCCACCATCTTTAGCAATCAAAGGAAAGATATGCCCCGGGCGCACAAAATCGCTAGGCTTTGTGGTGTCTTTACATAATAAATCAATCGTTAAATGCCTTTCAAAAGCAGAAATCCCCGTTTTTGCAACTTTAGCATCAATAGAAACCGTGAAAGCGGTCTCATGATTAGAATCATTCACGCTAACCATAGGGGGTAATTCAAATTTTTGTGCGATTTCTTTGGTTAAAGACACACAGATTAGCCCCCTTGCATGCGTAGCCATAAAATTAATTTTTTCTGGAGTAGAGAAAATCCCAGCTAGAACTAAATCGCCCTCATTTTCCCTATCTTCATCGTCCATTACAATTATCATTTCGCCATTTTTAAAGGCCTCTAAAGCCTCTTGAACTCGTTTTAAAAACATATAACTCCTAAAAATTCAAAACTTTGATTATAAAAACAAGAAATATAGCATGTTTTAATAAGGCTTATGGTTTTAGGCTAAAATTCGCTTTTTTAAAGTAAAATCAACTAGAACTAAAAAATCAGATTTTAAACAAGGATTTTTCTTATGCTAAAAAAAATTATAGCCCTTATATTATTTTGTTTTATAAACACACTCTTAGCACAAGATTTAAAAATCGCCGCCGCCGCTAATCTTACGCATGCTTTAAAAGCCCTTATTAAAGAGTTTCAAAAAGAACACCCAAGCACAAATATCAGCACTAGCTTTGGCTCTTCAGGAAAGCTTTACACTCAAATTGCTCAAAACGCCCCTTTTGATTTATTTATCTCAGCAGATGTTGCTAGACCTAAAAAGCTTTATGATGAAAAATTAACTCCCTTTAAAGCCGAAGTTTATGCTAAAGGGGTATTAGTGTTATGGAGCAAGAATCTTAAAATTAATTCTTTAGAGATTCTTAAAGACCCTAAGATTAAGCATATTGCTATGGCTAATCCTAATTTAGCCCCCTATGGAAAAGCGAGCCTAGAAGTCTTAGAGCATTTAAAACTCACAACAAGCCTTCAATCTAAAATCATTTATGGCACTTCTGTTTCACAAGCGCATCAATTTGTTCTCACTAATAACACTCAAATAGGCTTTGGAGCGCTATCTTTAATAGATAAAAAGGATAAAAATCTCTCTTATTTCATTATTGATAAAGCCCTTTATACCCCTATTGAACAAGCCCTAATCATTACCAAGCATGGGGTTAATAACCCTTTAGCCAAAGTTTTTAAAGACTTCTTATTTAGCCCTAAGGCTCAAGCTATCTTTAAAGAATACGGCTACATTGTAGATTAAAACAAACAAAGAAAGGGTTTTATAAAGAGTGGATAATGAATTTTTAATTACCATGCGTTTGAGCTTTTCTTTAGCTTTGATTACCACTCTTATTTTA contains the following coding sequences:
- a CDS encoding DUF3943 domain-containing protein: MSDLLKMLQRLWIIYIIFLLLSLNVEAKSTKLEESLKHHSKNLAWQHFKERFKKSNTLYYTPSSRWKYLGTSAGILGISLVIGIVGLYLMPESVTNWDKQHFGVKSWFEDVRMGPRLDNDSFIFNEVLHPYFGAMYYMQPRMAGFSWMASALFSFVMSTAFWEYGLEAFVEIPSWQDLIITPLLGSLLGEGFYQLTRRIQNNGGKLFGSLFLGRLVIALMDPIGFIIRDLGLGEALGIYNKNEWHSSLSPSGLNITYKF
- a CDS encoding bifunctional 3,4-dihydroxy-2-butanone 4-phosphate synthase/GTP cyclohydrolase II; the protein is MFLKRVQEALEAFKNGEMIIVMDDEDRENEGDLVLAGIFSTPEKINFMATHARGLICVSLTKEIAQKFELPPMVSVNDSNHETAFTVSIDAKVAKTGISAFERHLTIDLLCKDTTKPSDFVRPGHIFPLIAKDGGVLARTGHTEASVDLCKLSGLKPVSVICEIMKEDGSMARRGDKFLGDFASKHNLKTLYVSDLISYRLQNENLLQILESKEKEFLNHKTKYYAFLDHQKKSHYAFKFEGSKPNDLAPLVRFHLIKEDYEFLSSNAYESFLRVLERLKLEGGYLIFMHAQTKESSVIKDFGIGALILKSLKIESFRLLSSSEDKEYKALSGFGLKLVETINF
- the modA gene encoding molybdate ABC transporter substrate-binding protein, which encodes MLKKIIALILFCFINTLLAQDLKIAAAANLTHALKALIKEFQKEHPSTNISTSFGSSGKLYTQIAQNAPFDLFISADVARPKKLYDEKLTPFKAEVYAKGVLVLWSKNLKINSLEILKDPKIKHIAMANPNLAPYGKASLEVLEHLKLTTSLQSKIIYGTSVSQAHQFVLTNNTQIGFGALSLIDKKDKNLSYFIIDKALYTPIEQALIITKHGVNNPLAKVFKDFLFSPKAQAIFKEYGYIVD